From a single Chlamydia muridarum str. Nigg genomic region:
- the aroB gene encoding 3-dehydroquinate synthase, producing the protein MIELITDKPHPMHLVDSLCDPQLFATLAKTSPLIFITNSTLEILVLPPLLETARSLGFSVEILIIPEGEQAKTETTFLYLHKQLATLTIPRQATLIGVGGGVVLDIVGFVASTHCRGMPFIAVPTTLVAMIDASIGGKNGINLDHIKNRIGSFYLPKDVWICPSVLSSLPEQEFYHGIAECIKHAYIADASILPILQNPASLRSTKQLSLLIKRNCLCKASIVGKDIRDHGIRQILNFGHTLGHALEMLFTGKISHGFAISVGMVLETKLSLAMGVARNPNILHFLVQDLLRYQLPTSLKDLYAQAQIPIHSCSQILSALSYDKKKQNASLPPFVMIEEIGLAASCNGSFCQPASNHFLTHILKEDLHAMHDH; encoded by the coding sequence ATGATAGAACTCATCACAGATAAACCCCACCCTATGCACTTAGTAGATTCCCTGTGCGATCCCCAGCTATTTGCTACCTTAGCAAAAACTTCTCCTTTGATTTTTATCACCAATTCTACGCTAGAAATACTCGTACTCCCGCCTTTATTAGAAACGGCTCGCTCATTAGGATTTTCTGTAGAAATCCTTATCATTCCAGAAGGAGAACAGGCAAAAACAGAAACCACCTTCCTCTATTTGCATAAACAGCTAGCAACTCTTACTATCCCTAGGCAAGCTACTCTTATTGGTGTTGGAGGTGGCGTTGTTTTGGATATTGTAGGATTTGTAGCCTCTACACATTGTCGAGGCATGCCTTTCATTGCCGTACCCACAACCCTAGTTGCTATGATCGATGCCAGTATTGGGGGGAAAAATGGAATCAATTTGGATCATATTAAAAATCGCATTGGCTCTTTTTATTTACCTAAAGATGTATGGATTTGCCCCTCTGTGCTCTCTTCTCTTCCTGAACAAGAATTTTATCATGGAATAGCTGAGTGCATCAAACATGCCTATATAGCGGATGCTTCTATTCTCCCTATCCTTCAAAATCCAGCTTCTTTACGCTCCACGAAACAACTGTCTCTTCTCATCAAACGCAACTGTCTTTGTAAGGCCTCTATAGTGGGAAAAGATATTAGAGATCATGGAATACGTCAGATTTTAAATTTTGGGCATACGTTAGGACATGCTTTGGAAATGCTATTTACAGGGAAAATTTCTCATGGTTTTGCTATAAGCGTGGGAATGGTTCTGGAAACGAAACTTTCTCTAGCCATGGGAGTCGCTCGCAACCCAAATATCTTACATTTTTTAGTTCAGGATCTCCTGAGATACCAACTTCCTACTTCTTTGAAAGATCTGTACGCACAAGCTCAAATTCCTATTCACAGTTGTAGTCAAATTCTTTCTGCTCTCAGCTATGATAAGAAAAAACAAAATGCCTCTTTACCTCCTTTCGTTATGATAGAAGAGATCGGACTCGCAGCCTCTTGTAATGGTAGTTTCTGCCAACCTGCATCTAATCATTTTCTTACACACATTTTAAAGGAAGATCTCCATGCTATGCACGATCATTAG
- a CDS encoding shikimate kinase → MPTFDTTKQIFLCGLPSVGKTSFGRLLAQFLSLPFFDTDHLLSARFHGDSPKAIYQRFGEEGFCQEELLTLINLPVIPSVVALGGKTLLDKQIYEHITQRENILLVLLDLPFATLYQRLQKKPLPESLKNTPSLENALFQRLEKLRLLTPHIFSLQAATSLHEIGEVCQSFCLQFLTAQEIPYA, encoded by the coding sequence ATGCCAACATTCGACACCACCAAGCAGATTTTTCTTTGCGGTCTTCCCTCTGTAGGTAAAACCTCTTTTGGGAGACTTTTAGCTCAGTTTTTATCGCTTCCCTTTTTTGACACGGATCATCTTCTTTCTGCTCGTTTTCATGGGGATTCCCCTAAAGCCATTTACCAACGTTTCGGAGAAGAAGGGTTTTGCCAAGAAGAACTCCTCACTTTAATTAACCTTCCTGTTATCCCTAGTGTAGTTGCATTGGGAGGGAAGACCCTTCTCGATAAACAAATCTATGAACATATTACCCAACGGGAAAACATTCTTTTAGTCTTACTCGACCTCCCCTTTGCTACCTTATATCAACGCTTACAAAAAAAACCGCTTCCAGAAAGCCTTAAAAATACCCCTTCATTAGAAAATGCTTTGTTCCAGCGCTTAGAAAAACTTCGCCTGCTCACCCCCCATATTTTCTCTTTACAAGCAGCTACCTCTCTTCATGAGATAGGAGAAGTTTGTCAAAGTTTTTGCTTGCAATTCTTGACTGCACAAGAGATTCCTTATGCATAA
- a CDS encoding aspartate kinase — MFKEKKAPLVCKFGGTSVGTSSSIQRVCEIIRKEKPSFVVVSAVAGVTDLLEEFCRAPVGQKSQFTAMIREKHESIAKELGIDVAIEPFLGPLKQFEGAGHLQQEDQAKILAIGEDLSASLICSYCRANSLQLEQLEARQVILTDSQFLRAEPDLALMQTMWGELVLKENTIYLMQGFLGATASGATTVLGRGGSDFSASLVGELCEARELRIYTDVRGVHTADPKILKDTQLIDFLTFEEMQELASSGSKVLHQDMLKPCIRAKVPIFVTSTFDLTKEGTWICASLNEGVEGPEIKALSLKANQALWFVEYHSPLMRLENVLRCVRGLGSIPGVVMAQNSGVYFTVDWEENNQSMTEALREFGAVSCEGPVSLVALVGAKLTSWSMTGVFDALQGTPVLYWSQTDTVINLIINEESGVVVTKLLHDYVLGLNRSGL; from the coding sequence ATGTTTAAAGAGAAAAAAGCGCCTCTTGTTTGCAAGTTCGGAGGAACGAGTGTAGGAACATCCTCCAGCATCCAACGTGTTTGCGAGATTATCCGAAAGGAAAAGCCCTCTTTCGTAGTTGTCAGTGCAGTGGCTGGTGTTACAGATTTATTGGAAGAGTTTTGTCGGGCACCTGTAGGACAGAAATCTCAATTCACGGCCATGATTCGGGAGAAACATGAATCTATTGCTAAAGAGTTGGGGATAGACGTTGCTATCGAACCTTTTTTAGGGCCTTTAAAGCAATTTGAGGGCGCTGGACATCTTCAGCAAGAAGACCAAGCAAAGATTCTAGCTATAGGAGAAGATTTATCTGCTTCCCTAATTTGTAGTTATTGCCGTGCAAATAGTCTGCAGCTTGAGCAGCTAGAAGCTCGTCAGGTGATATTGACTGACTCACAATTTTTGCGAGCGGAACCAGATTTAGCTTTGATGCAAACTATGTGGGGAGAGTTGGTATTAAAAGAGAATACGATTTATCTTATGCAGGGATTCTTGGGAGCAACAGCTTCTGGGGCAACTACAGTTCTTGGGAGAGGGGGCAGCGATTTTTCTGCCTCTTTGGTAGGAGAACTATGTGAAGCGAGGGAGCTGCGTATTTACACAGATGTTCGTGGTGTACATACCGCAGATCCTAAGATTCTAAAAGATACGCAACTCATAGATTTTTTAACATTTGAGGAGATGCAGGAGTTAGCAAGTTCTGGGTCTAAAGTGTTGCACCAGGATATGTTAAAGCCTTGTATTCGAGCAAAAGTCCCTATTTTTGTGACTTCAACGTTTGATTTAACTAAAGAGGGAACCTGGATTTGTGCCTCATTGAATGAGGGTGTAGAAGGGCCTGAGATAAAAGCTCTTTCGTTAAAGGCAAATCAGGCTCTTTGGTTTGTGGAATACCATTCTCCTTTGATGAGATTAGAGAATGTTTTGAGATGTGTGCGAGGCCTAGGATCGATTCCTGGAGTTGTTATGGCTCAAAATTCTGGAGTATATTTCACCGTGGATTGGGAAGAAAATAACCAGTCAATGACAGAAGCTCTTAGAGAATTTGGTGCGGTGAGTTGTGAAGGTCCTGTGTCTTTGGTTGCATTAGTTGGAGCTAAGTTGACTTCTTGGAGTATGACAGGAGTTTTTGATGCTTTGCAAGGGACTCCGGTATTGTATTGGAGCCAAACAGATACAGTTATTAACTTAATTATTAATGAAGAGTCTGGAGTCGTGGTAACGAAGTTACTTCACGATTACGTATTGGGATTAAACAGGAGTGGTTTATGA
- the dapA gene encoding 4-hydroxy-tetrahydrodipicolinate synthase, with product MSVVTACITPFKADLSIDFAALESVVRSQEHAGNGVFLFGSTGESLSLAYEEKFAALSFVSTLKLNVPLFLGVTATSIQEAISWIEFAQRWPIDGFFVPTPLYTKPGLYGQKVWFEKILSVSKKPIILYNNPSRTGVALHPEVVKSLASHPLCMGVKDSGGSTQACTLFAESGVRVFCGDDGMWPEMRLSGASGLVSVLSNVWPELARDYVAQCRSIDAWKKTCSWLELSVNPLGIKALMAAQKMIECELVRPPLSIRDFQERDQLADILACRAILQAELLSVCVQ from the coding sequence ATGAGCGTCGTGACGGCTTGTATTACGCCTTTTAAAGCGGATTTATCTATTGATTTCGCTGCTTTAGAGAGCGTGGTCCGTTCGCAAGAGCATGCTGGTAATGGAGTCTTTTTATTTGGGAGCACGGGAGAGAGTTTATCTTTAGCGTATGAAGAAAAATTTGCAGCTCTTTCATTTGTTTCTACCTTGAAATTGAATGTCCCTCTGTTCTTAGGAGTCACGGCTACGTCTATTCAAGAAGCGATTTCTTGGATTGAATTTGCTCAACGATGGCCTATAGATGGTTTTTTTGTTCCAACTCCTCTTTACACTAAGCCGGGACTTTATGGACAGAAGGTTTGGTTTGAGAAAATTTTGAGTGTGAGTAAGAAGCCGATCATTCTTTATAATAATCCTTCTCGTACTGGAGTGGCTTTGCATCCAGAGGTAGTCAAATCCTTGGCTTCGCATCCTTTATGCATGGGGGTTAAGGATTCTGGTGGATCAACACAAGCTTGCACGCTTTTTGCAGAATCAGGAGTACGAGTATTTTGTGGTGATGATGGGATGTGGCCAGAAATGCGTTTGTCTGGAGCTTCTGGATTAGTTTCTGTGTTATCTAACGTTTGGCCAGAGTTAGCCCGAGATTATGTGGCTCAATGTCGATCTATAGATGCGTGGAAGAAGACGTGTTCTTGGCTTGAGTTGTCTGTGAATCCTTTAGGGATTAAGGCTTTAATGGCTGCGCAGAAAATGATCGAATGTGAATTGGTGCGCCCACCGCTATCTATACGAGATTTTCAAGAAAGAGATCAGCTTGCGGATATCCTAGCTTGTAGAGCTATTTTGCAGGCAGAACTGCTATCGGTATGTGTGCAGTGA
- the aroA gene encoding 3-phosphoshikimate 1-carboxyvinyltransferase: MVPLNQAFLISPSAPYGEFSIPPSKSHSLRAILFASLSKGTSIINNSLSSPDTDTMLSACKKFGARITRVGETLHIQGNPPPYSQYSSHHFHMGNSGIALRFLTALSSLSPSPILITGAHTLKRRPIEPLLSSLEQLGSEIRQKKSSSIPFVIRGPISSGHVTISGQDSQYASALAITAAVAPHPLSFSIENLKERPWFDLTLDWLHSLNISFSREQDSLFFPGAQSIKSFSYSVPGDYSSAAFLAALGLLSSSSNPTVLYNLPSKDPQGDKQLFSLLKSLGADIVIEKDHIEIRPSSFSGGVIDMDPFIDALPILAVLCCFAKNPSHLYNALGARDKESNRIEAIAHELRKMGGSVHPTQDGLYIEPSRLHGAVVHSHNDHRIAMALAVAGVHASSGQTLLCNTQCVNKSFPHFVIAAQTLHANIRHHQADFSLRSSLCR; this comes from the coding sequence GTGGTCCCTTTGAACCAAGCCTTTCTGATTTCCCCTTCGGCTCCTTATGGAGAATTTTCCATCCCTCCTTCAAAATCTCACTCTCTACGAGCCATCCTTTTTGCCTCGCTATCTAAAGGGACCTCCATCATAAACAATAGTCTTTCCTCTCCCGACACCGACACTATGCTCTCAGCATGCAAAAAATTTGGAGCTCGTATTACGAGAGTTGGAGAAACTCTGCATATACAAGGGAATCCTCCTCCTTATTCCCAATACTCCTCTCACCATTTCCATATGGGAAACTCTGGCATAGCTCTACGATTCCTAACGGCTCTTTCTTCTTTATCCCCATCCCCTATCCTCATTACAGGAGCCCACACACTCAAAAGACGCCCTATCGAACCTCTTCTTTCTAGCTTAGAACAACTTGGATCGGAAATTCGTCAAAAGAAATCTTCTTCCATTCCTTTTGTTATTCGAGGCCCTATATCCTCAGGACATGTTACTATCTCTGGACAAGATTCCCAATATGCATCTGCCTTAGCCATTACCGCAGCAGTAGCGCCCCATCCTCTTTCCTTTTCCATTGAAAATCTGAAAGAACGTCCCTGGTTTGACCTAACCCTAGACTGGCTCCATTCTTTAAACATCTCCTTTTCCAGAGAACAAGATTCTTTATTCTTCCCCGGAGCACAATCCATAAAAAGCTTTTCCTACTCTGTTCCAGGAGATTACAGTTCCGCTGCTTTTCTAGCTGCTCTGGGGTTGCTATCCTCATCCTCAAACCCAACAGTGCTATATAATCTTCCCTCCAAAGACCCTCAGGGAGACAAACAACTCTTCTCTCTTTTAAAAAGCTTAGGAGCAGACATTGTTATTGAAAAAGACCACATTGAAATCCGCCCATCTTCCTTCTCTGGAGGAGTCATTGATATGGATCCTTTTATAGATGCTCTTCCTATACTAGCTGTTCTCTGCTGCTTTGCCAAAAACCCATCGCATTTGTATAATGCGCTAGGAGCAAGAGACAAAGAAAGCAATCGCATTGAAGCTATTGCCCATGAGTTGCGGAAGATGGGTGGCTCAGTTCATCCTACTCAAGATGGTCTGTATATAGAGCCTTCTCGATTGCATGGAGCAGTTGTTCATTCTCACAATGATCATCGCATTGCCATGGCTCTTGCTGTAGCAGGAGTTCATGCCTCTTCCGGACAAACCCTCCTTTGTAACACACAATGTGTAAATAAGAGTTTTCCTCATTTCGTGATTGCTGCACAGACACTACATGCCAACATTCGACACCACCAAGCAGATTTTTCTTTGCGGTCTTCCCTCTGTAGGTAA
- the asd gene encoding aspartate-semialdehyde dehydrogenase, which yields MTMRIAILGATGLVGQKLIALLQRHKQWEIAELSASPKKHSLRYESACLWQEPLMAMPESVQDLTIRSIEEIESDIVVSCLPTSVAFSAETACLSSGKIVFSNSGAYRMHESVPILIPEVNSDHISLLDDQPFLGKIVTNSNCCVSGIALALRPLLPFDIEHVHVVTLQSASGAGYPGVSSLDLIGNTIPHILGEEEKIHQETLKILGSPSSPAEFSITASVHRVPVMYGHVISMHVMFAQEVSLEKIFCCYEKYSDTYVLYDSPWHPQVQKDLLHDDMRLHIGPISHGGSAKTIKMCVLLHNLVRGAAGALISNMNFLQDRVNLFYQEGLAHV from the coding sequence GTGACGATGCGCATTGCAATTTTGGGTGCTACAGGCCTTGTCGGACAAAAGCTAATCGCTTTGTTACAAAGGCATAAGCAGTGGGAGATTGCCGAATTGAGTGCTTCTCCTAAGAAGCACTCATTGCGTTATGAGTCTGCGTGTTTATGGCAAGAGCCTTTAATGGCCATGCCAGAATCTGTTCAAGATCTTACAATTCGTTCTATTGAAGAGATTGAATCCGATATTGTTGTGTCTTGTCTTCCTACATCCGTTGCTTTTTCTGCAGAAACCGCTTGTCTGTCCTCAGGGAAAATCGTGTTTTCCAACTCTGGCGCTTATCGAATGCATGAATCGGTGCCTATTTTAATTCCTGAGGTCAATAGTGATCACATATCCCTTCTAGATGATCAGCCTTTTTTAGGGAAAATCGTTACCAATTCTAACTGCTGTGTCTCGGGTATTGCTTTAGCTCTTAGGCCACTGCTTCCATTTGATATCGAACATGTGCATGTTGTTACTTTACAGTCTGCTAGTGGGGCTGGATATCCAGGAGTTTCTTCTTTGGATTTAATTGGGAATACGATTCCGCATATCCTAGGAGAGGAAGAAAAAATACATCAGGAGACTTTAAAAATTTTAGGCAGCCCCAGTTCTCCTGCAGAATTTTCCATAACGGCATCTGTTCATCGTGTTCCCGTTATGTATGGGCATGTCATCTCGATGCATGTAATGTTTGCCCAAGAAGTTTCTTTGGAAAAGATCTTTTGTTGTTACGAAAAATATTCTGATACGTATGTCCTTTATGATTCTCCTTGGCATCCTCAGGTGCAAAAAGATCTCCTTCACGATGATATGCGCTTACATATAGGTCCTATCTCTCATGGTGGAAGTGCGAAAACAATTAAAATGTGCGTTCTTCTTCATAATTTGGTTCGAGGCGCTGCAGGAGCCTTAATATCGAATATGAATTTTCTCCAGGATAGGGTGAATCTTTTCTATCAAGAGGGGCTGGCACATGTTTAA
- the dapB gene encoding 4-hydroxy-tetrahydrodipicolinate reductase, with the protein MKKSVGLIGNTGRMGGLLTEALRSHPRCLLGKGFSRRSQTLLKEVVLENDILIDFSAPEVTETLMDILLVTPKPVIIGTTGFSDNSVIRDKLSLLSEYVPVIFSPNMSLGAYVQRRLTACAAKLFDASYDVRILETHHRTKVDAISGTALSLAEAICSAKKDHFGDEQEPCIEMFGSRVGNIFGEHEVSFVGKNERFVIRHEAFSRQTFSDGVLIILRKIMEERLPAGYYTSDVLYESLFQEVVFD; encoded by the coding sequence ATGAAAAAAAGCGTGGGTCTTATTGGAAATACTGGGAGGATGGGGGGGCTGTTAACAGAAGCGTTGCGTTCTCACCCTCGTTGTCTTTTGGGGAAGGGATTTTCAAGAAGATCGCAGACTTTGTTGAAAGAAGTCGTTTTAGAAAATGATATTCTTATAGACTTTTCAGCTCCTGAAGTTACAGAAACGCTTATGGATATTTTATTGGTAACGCCTAAGCCTGTAATTATTGGAACCACAGGATTTTCCGATAATAGCGTTATTAGGGACAAATTGTCTTTGTTATCGGAATATGTTCCTGTCATTTTTAGCCCAAACATGAGTTTGGGCGCCTATGTGCAGAGAAGACTAACTGCTTGTGCGGCTAAGTTATTCGATGCTTCTTATGATGTACGTATCTTAGAGACTCATCATCGCACGAAGGTAGATGCCATTTCTGGTACAGCACTTTCGTTAGCAGAGGCTATCTGCTCTGCAAAAAAAGACCATTTTGGGGATGAGCAGGAACCTTGTATCGAGATGTTCGGTTCTCGTGTCGGCAACATTTTTGGAGAACACGAAGTATCTTTTGTGGGGAAAAACGAGCGTTTTGTTATTCGTCATGAGGCCTTCTCTCGGCAGACTTTTTCTGATGGAGTGCTGATCATTTTAAGGAAAATTATGGAAGAAAGGTTGCCTGCAGGGTATTACACTTCTGATGTTTTGTATGAAAGTCTATTTCAGGAAGTTGTTTTTGATTAA
- the aroC gene encoding chorismate synthase — translation MHNQYGSLFSITTWGESHGPSIGVVIDGCPAGLPLAPEDFLPAMKRRRPGQLHTSPRQETDSVTILSGVYQQKTTGTPISLLIQNEDASSTSYEQLNDCYRPGHAQFAYEGKYGFADNRGGGRSSARETAARVAAGVVAKKILSSQGIKTLAFLSGFGPLENKTYPKLTDPLIRKVYSSPFYTILSQEEIQNLLLHDPEDSFGGIVSFITSPLPIGLGEPVFGKLPALLAAGMMSIPATKGFEIGEGFASAHMTGSTYLDSFIAKEGEISFQTNRCGGTLGGISIGQPLEGRVAFKPTSSIRKPCPSVSKDGEPITYKTPKQGRHDPCVAIRAVTVVEAMLDLTLVDLLLQHRCAKL, via the coding sequence ATGCATAATCAATATGGATCCCTATTTTCTATTACTACCTGGGGAGAATCTCACGGTCCCTCTATCGGAGTCGTTATTGATGGTTGTCCCGCTGGACTTCCTTTAGCACCAGAAGATTTTCTTCCCGCTATGAAAAGAAGAAGACCTGGACAACTCCACACCTCTCCTCGCCAAGAAACAGACTCGGTGACCATTTTATCTGGTGTCTACCAACAAAAAACAACGGGAACCCCCATTTCTCTTCTTATTCAAAACGAGGATGCATCCAGTACTTCTTACGAGCAACTAAATGACTGCTACCGCCCAGGACATGCACAATTTGCTTACGAAGGTAAATACGGTTTTGCAGATAACCGCGGAGGAGGACGATCCTCCGCTAGAGAAACAGCTGCTCGAGTAGCAGCAGGCGTGGTTGCTAAAAAAATTCTCTCATCTCAGGGAATCAAAACACTCGCCTTCCTTTCTGGATTCGGTCCCTTAGAAAATAAAACCTACCCAAAACTCACCGATCCTCTAATACGAAAGGTCTATTCATCTCCCTTTTATACCATCCTCTCTCAAGAGGAAATTCAAAATCTTCTTCTCCATGATCCAGAAGATTCCTTCGGAGGGATCGTTTCTTTTATCACTTCTCCCCTACCTATAGGCCTAGGAGAGCCCGTGTTTGGGAAACTCCCAGCTCTTTTAGCGGCTGGTATGATGAGCATCCCCGCAACCAAGGGATTTGAAATAGGAGAAGGGTTTGCTTCAGCACATATGACAGGCTCTACTTATCTAGATTCTTTTATTGCTAAGGAAGGAGAGATATCTTTCCAAACGAATCGATGCGGAGGAACTTTAGGAGGCATTAGCATCGGACAACCTCTTGAAGGCCGAGTAGCCTTTAAACCCACTTCATCTATTCGAAAACCTTGTCCCTCCGTATCAAAGGATGGAGAGCCCATCACATATAAAACCCCTAAACAAGGGCGTCATGATCCCTGCGTGGCAATTCGAGCTGTTACCGTTGTTGAAGCCATGCTTGATCTCACTTTAGTAGACCTTCTCCTTCAACACCGCTGTGCTAAATTATGA
- a CDS encoding bifunctional 3-dehydroquinate dehydratase/shikimate dehydrogenase, translated as MLCTIIRGPSFLEARNQLLRSLKKCRCFEMRADLLTVSDAELQKLILLAPISVLTWKKPPSCTPQAWVKKIQSLAKLHPTYLDLDKDFPEEEILHIRHLHPNIKIIRSLHTSEHTDITQLYTQMLASSIDYYKLAVSPASTTDLLNICRQKHSLPQNTTVLCLGKIGQSSRILSPILQNPFTYTIPTGADPVAPGQLSLNHHYFYNFTNLSPQSQICALIGDTSRSIGHLTHNPFFSQLSIPCPYVKLPLTPQELPEFFSSIRALPFLGISVTSPLKTAIIPFLDKQDSSVKLSGSCNTLVIRQGEIIGYDTDGEGLFSVLTQHNMDLSNQRVAILGAGGAARSIAARLSRTGCELLIFNRTKIHAEAIASRYQAQAFDIKDLPLHSVSLIINCLPPSSIIPQALAPLIVDINTLPKHNSFTQYARLKGCSIIYGHEMFAQQALLQFRLWFPTHSFNHLEKNFSRRAAVLASLFSIAA; from the coding sequence ATGCTATGCACGATCATTAGAGGCCCTTCTTTCCTTGAAGCCAGAAATCAGCTATTGCGCTCTTTAAAAAAATGCCGTTGCTTTGAAATGCGTGCAGATCTTCTTACTGTATCCGATGCAGAACTACAAAAACTGATTCTCCTAGCTCCTATTTCTGTCCTTACATGGAAAAAACCCCCATCCTGTACGCCACAAGCCTGGGTAAAAAAAATACAATCACTAGCTAAGCTTCATCCAACCTATTTGGATTTAGATAAAGATTTCCCAGAAGAAGAGATTCTGCACATTCGTCATCTTCATCCTAATATTAAGATCATACGCTCCTTACACACCAGCGAGCATACCGACATTACACAACTATATACACAGATGCTGGCTTCATCTATCGATTACTATAAACTTGCTGTTTCCCCTGCTTCTACTACAGATCTCCTGAATATCTGCCGTCAAAAGCACTCTCTCCCTCAGAATACAACTGTGCTCTGCTTGGGGAAAATCGGCCAGTCTTCGCGTATACTCTCTCCTATTTTACAAAATCCCTTTACCTACACAATCCCTACAGGGGCTGATCCTGTAGCCCCAGGGCAACTCTCCCTTAACCATCACTACTTTTACAATTTCACAAACCTTTCTCCCCAATCCCAGATCTGCGCTCTCATTGGAGACACTTCAAGAAGCATAGGACACCTCACTCATAATCCTTTCTTCTCTCAGCTGAGCATTCCCTGCCCCTATGTTAAGCTTCCTCTAACCCCACAAGAACTTCCCGAATTTTTCTCCTCTATTCGAGCTCTTCCCTTTCTAGGAATAAGCGTAACCTCCCCTCTCAAAACTGCTATCATCCCGTTTCTTGACAAACAAGATTCCTCTGTAAAACTCTCTGGATCTTGTAATACACTTGTTATTCGACAAGGAGAAATTATAGGCTATGATACTGACGGAGAAGGTCTTTTTTCAGTCCTGACTCAACACAACATGGATTTAAGCAACCAACGCGTTGCTATCTTAGGAGCCGGAGGAGCAGCACGATCCATCGCAGCACGATTGAGTAGAACCGGATGCGAGCTTCTCATTTTTAATCGAACCAAAATCCATGCCGAAGCTATTGCTTCTCGTTACCAAGCGCAAGCTTTTGATATAAAAGATCTTCCGCTACATTCTGTTTCTCTTATCATCAACTGCCTTCCCCCTTCCTCTATCATTCCTCAAGCTCTAGCTCCTCTTATCGTAGACATCAATACCCTTCCTAAACACAACTCGTTTACTCAGTATGCTCGGTTGAAAGGATGTTCCATCATCTATGGCCATGAAATGTTCGCGCAACAAGCGCTTTTACAATTCCGCTTATGGTTTCCAACACACTCTTTTAACCATCTAGAAAAAAACTTTTCTCGTAGAGCCGCTGTTCTAGCCTCTCTTTTTTCCATCGCAGCATAA
- a CDS encoding biotin transporter BioY — translation MVAKSIAKGYSETLISNPFVKVITGSLFLACLAKISINLPFTPVPVTFQTLGIFCLGLAMTPRMAVATVGAYLLEGLFLPVFCNPACGVAVFCGPTAGYLFSFVPAVALISWLYGKCGGTKAKSLVVALILFVGGGVSLCLGALWLACFLKSVGVSASLDLAGAFKMGVLPFLVGKIVKIALVVQGRSVRKFFIGR, via the coding sequence ATGGTTGCTAAGAGCATCGCTAAGGGGTATTCTGAAACTCTTATAAGTAATCCTTTCGTAAAGGTTATCACTGGATCTTTGTTCTTAGCTTGTTTAGCTAAGATTAGTATAAATTTACCCTTCACTCCAGTTCCTGTTACTTTTCAGACGTTAGGGATTTTTTGTTTGGGGCTTGCTATGACTCCTCGTATGGCTGTGGCTACTGTAGGAGCCTATTTGTTAGAAGGGTTATTTCTCCCAGTGTTTTGCAACCCTGCATGTGGAGTAGCTGTATTCTGCGGCCCCACCGCCGGGTACCTATTTTCCTTTGTCCCCGCGGTGGCACTGATTTCTTGGCTATACGGTAAATGCGGAGGAACAAAAGCCAAGTCACTAGTTGTGGCATTGATTTTGTTTGTTGGGGGAGGAGTTAGCCTTTGTCTAGGAGCATTATGGCTTGCTTGCTTCTTAAAAAGTGTTGGAGTTTCGGCTTCTCTTGATCTGGCTGGGGCTTTCAAAATGGGCGTGTTACCATTCTTAGTGGGCAAGATTGTTAAGATTGCTCTTGTTGTTCAGGGGAGATCGGTACGAAAATTCTTTATTGGAAGATAG